The Luteolibacter arcticus genome has a window encoding:
- the purE gene encoding 5-(carboxyamino)imidazole ribonucleotide mutase, with the protein MQVGIIMGSTSDWPTMEHAARTLEDFGVAWEAEVVSAHRTPDKLFSYATEARGRGLKCIIAGAGGAAHLPGMTAAITDLPVLGVPVESHALKGMDSLLSIVQMPGGIPTATFAIGKAGAINAALFAVAMLAGEDAALLEKLQAFRKKQNETVKAAELPALPDATHG; encoded by the coding sequence ATGCAGGTCGGCATTATCATGGGCAGCACGTCGGATTGGCCGACGATGGAGCACGCCGCGCGCACGCTGGAGGATTTCGGCGTGGCGTGGGAGGCGGAGGTCGTCAGCGCCCACCGCACCCCGGACAAGCTGTTTTCCTATGCGACCGAGGCTCGTGGCCGTGGCCTGAAATGCATCATCGCCGGTGCCGGCGGGGCCGCGCATTTGCCCGGCATGACCGCGGCGATCACCGATTTGCCGGTGCTCGGCGTGCCGGTGGAGTCGCACGCGCTGAAGGGCATGGACTCGCTGCTGTCGATCGTCCAGATGCCGGGCGGGATCCCGACGGCGACCTTTGCGATCGGCAAGGCCGGCGCGATCAATGCCGCGCTTTTCGCCGTGGCGATGCTGGCAGGGGAAGACGCCGCGCTCTTGGAAAAGCTCCAGGCATTCCGCAAGAAGCAGAACGAGACGGTGAAGGCTGCGGAACTTCCCGCATTGCCGGACGCGACCCACGGGTGA
- a CDS encoding 5-(carboxyamino)imidazole ribonucleotide synthase, which produces MTETPIIPPGSVLGILGGGQLGRMFCMSARRMGYRTLVWTGGLEAPAIVVADEAIDLPFDSAEALEQFVSKAAVATVEFENIPRETMEAVAAKIALHPSPNAVAICQHREREKTFLKQHGIPCAPFAVVASADELAKAVAEIGTPAVLKTAAFGYDGKGQLKLTGDEDLADVWANFGTDRAVLEAFIHFERELSVMVARSADGSVVAYDPAENRHRHHILDVSIVPARVSPAVAAEAKVIACQVADALDYRGIMGVEFFHLPDGSLLVNEMAPRPHNSGHHTLDACATSQFEQQVRVTCGLSAGSPKLLSPVVMLNLLGDMWPDEQVPPDWSPLFADGSAFLHLYGKRRAVGRRKMGHANFLADDVEAALKRAEILKAELLRGGRS; this is translated from the coding sequence GTGACAGAGACTCCCATCATCCCGCCGGGCTCGGTGCTCGGCATCCTCGGCGGCGGCCAGCTCGGCCGCATGTTCTGCATGTCCGCCCGGCGCATGGGCTACCGCACGCTGGTCTGGACCGGTGGGCTGGAGGCCCCGGCGATCGTGGTGGCGGACGAGGCGATCGATCTTCCTTTCGACTCCGCGGAGGCGCTGGAACAGTTCGTTTCGAAGGCCGCGGTGGCGACCGTGGAATTCGAGAATATCCCGCGCGAAACCATGGAAGCGGTGGCGGCGAAGATCGCGCTGCATCCCTCGCCGAATGCGGTGGCGATTTGCCAGCATCGCGAGCGTGAGAAGACTTTCCTGAAGCAGCACGGCATCCCGTGTGCGCCTTTCGCGGTGGTCGCGTCCGCCGACGAGTTGGCCAAGGCGGTCGCGGAAATCGGGACGCCCGCCGTGCTGAAGACTGCGGCCTTCGGCTACGATGGCAAGGGCCAGCTCAAGCTTACTGGCGACGAAGATCTGGCGGACGTCTGGGCGAACTTCGGCACCGACCGCGCGGTGCTGGAGGCTTTCATTCATTTCGAGCGAGAGCTGTCCGTGATGGTCGCGCGCTCGGCCGATGGCTCGGTGGTGGCCTACGATCCGGCGGAGAATCGCCATCGACATCACATCCTCGATGTCTCGATCGTGCCGGCGAGGGTCAGTCCCGCGGTGGCGGCGGAGGCCAAGGTGATCGCCTGCCAGGTGGCGGATGCGCTCGACTACCGTGGCATCATGGGCGTGGAGTTTTTCCACCTCCCCGATGGCTCGCTGCTGGTCAATGAAATGGCCCCGCGCCCGCACAACTCCGGCCACCACACGCTGGATGCCTGCGCGACCTCGCAATTCGAGCAGCAGGTGCGCGTGACCTGTGGCCTCTCGGCGGGATCGCCGAAGCTGCTGTCGCCGGTGGTGATGCTGAACCTGTTAGGCGACATGTGGCCGGACGAGCAGGTGCCGCCGGATTGGTCGCCGCTGTTTGCCGATGGCTCGGCTTTCCTGCATCTCTACGGGAAGCGCCGTGCGGTCGGCCGCCGGAAGATGGGCCACGCGAATTTCCTCGCCGACGATGTGGAAGCCGCCCTCAAGCGAGCCGAGATCCTCAAGGCGGAGCTGCTAAGAGGTGGCCGTTCGTAG
- a CDS encoding GH25 family lysozyme — MKTPALFLAGMLLVSCGGGGGGVSGFPRGGFGGTSVSGSPAVLNVSGWDPKERQRGGDAYSQHDVSALRRNGGLGLIARSAKGPLLDDKFGDFLRSADRQGLMLGAYHFVTMDQDPAYQADSFVDRVRATARSRGISSRKILLVGDFDTASSPERLVKFIRRVEQRTGVTPVTYLENSARLRASLSNASPAQKSVIRRSPYWIALYSPAGTERSMESNNLTPNGLMAQYGIWDEWAMWQYGGVIWQNGRSTPKHYNTNSWGSPRYFGNMAHPMERNVFKGDRGDLNAFWDRHSWAWW; from the coding sequence ATGAAAACCCCTGCCCTTTTCCTCGCTGGAATGCTGCTCGTCTCATGCGGTGGCGGCGGCGGCGGCGTCAGCGGCTTCCCCCGCGGCGGCTTCGGCGGCACCAGCGTCTCCGGCTCGCCCGCCGTCCTCAATGTCTCCGGCTGGGATCCGAAGGAACGCCAGCGGGGTGGCGACGCCTACTCGCAGCACGATGTCTCCGCGCTCCGGCGAAACGGCGGGCTCGGCCTGATCGCCCGCTCCGCGAAGGGCCCGCTGCTCGACGACAAATTCGGCGACTTCCTCCGCTCCGCCGACCGTCAGGGCCTCATGCTCGGCGCTTACCATTTCGTCACCATGGATCAGGATCCGGCGTATCAGGCAGATTCCTTCGTCGACCGGGTCCGGGCAACCGCCCGCAGCCGCGGGATCTCCTCGCGGAAAATCCTGCTGGTCGGCGATTTCGACACCGCCTCCTCGCCGGAGCGGCTGGTGAAATTCATCCGCCGCGTCGAGCAACGCACCGGCGTCACCCCGGTGACGTATCTGGAGAATAGCGCACGCCTCCGCGCCAGCCTCAGCAACGCCAGCCCGGCGCAGAAGTCCGTGATCCGCCGCTCCCCCTACTGGATCGCCCTCTACAGCCCCGCCGGCACCGAGCGCTCGATGGAGTCGAACAATCTCACCCCCAACGGCCTGATGGCCCAGTACGGCATCTGGGACGAGTGGGCCATGTGGCAATACGGCGGCGTCATCTGGCAAAACGGCCGCTCCACCCCGAAGCACTACAATACCAACTCATGGGGCAGCCCCCGCTACTTCGGCAATATGGCACACCCGATGGAGCGGAATGTCTTCAAGGGCGATCGAGGCGACTTGAACGCCTTCTGGGACCGCCATAGCTGGGCGTGGTGGTAA